In Ferroplasma sp., a single window of DNA contains:
- a CDS encoding glycerol-3-phosphate dehydrogenase/oxidase: protein MTNSKYREFSLHTRNEDIKNIGDKTFDVAIVGGGITGSGIANILSENSISAVLIEKNDFASGTSSGSSKLIHGGLRYLSGGHIVLVRELIKERNYLLKNLDIVKKIKFDVLTGKSQWNRHEIKFGLVLYSLLERKFKMPEFYSNNYRENSGVDGYFTYEDAMTDDSTMVIYNIASAYNNGTLCFNYLELSHFKEYNGYSVLTCFDKINKKDVIIKAKLIINATGPWANRVNKALGLPENAMMRLSKGVHIIFNRDYFNIKNALVFRSGIDKRQLFLIPRDHVIILGTTDTFVDSPDDFSVNNDDVEYLINSAKNLFPFVDKNDVIASYSGIRPLMGKGDNPGKISRDFKIVDYGNVITVFGGKLTDYRSAARKVLKIIKNKLKIEVKSRNMPYINYSRPDKDQVEFIISHECPVYVNDLLRRRLPVLIYDPENAENFKNENIDKLSGLIGD, encoded by the coding sequence TTGACAAATAGTAAATACAGGGAATTTTCATTGCATACACGCAATGAGGACATTAAAAATATAGGGGATAAAACATTCGATGTTGCCATAGTAGGGGGCGGGATAACTGGAAGTGGCATTGCCAATATACTATCAGAGAATTCCATAAGTGCAGTATTAATTGAAAAGAATGATTTTGCATCTGGCACAAGCTCAGGATCATCAAAATTAATACACGGTGGTTTGAGGTATCTGTCTGGAGGGCATATAGTGCTTGTCCGTGAATTGATTAAGGAGAGGAATTACCTGCTGAAAAACCTGGACATTGTCAAAAAAATAAAATTTGATGTACTTACAGGGAAAAGCCAGTGGAACAGGCATGAAATAAAATTCGGCCTTGTTCTTTATTCCCTGCTTGAAAGGAAATTTAAAATGCCTGAATTTTATAGTAATAATTATAGAGAAAATTCAGGTGTAGATGGATATTTTACATATGAGGATGCCATGACCGACGATTCAACAATGGTCATATACAATATTGCATCTGCCTATAATAATGGTACTTTATGCTTCAATTACCTGGAATTGTCGCATTTTAAAGAGTATAATGGTTACAGTGTTTTAACTTGTTTTGATAAAATAAATAAAAAAGATGTCATAATAAAGGCGAAACTAATAATAAACGCTACTGGTCCCTGGGCAAACCGGGTAAATAAGGCTTTAGGATTGCCTGAGAACGCAATGATGAGGTTGAGTAAGGGGGTACACATAATTTTCAACAGAGATTATTTTAATATAAAAAATGCTCTGGTATTTAGATCTGGCATTGATAAACGGCAGCTGTTTTTAATTCCACGTGACCATGTCATAATACTGGGCACCACAGATACATTTGTGGACAGCCCTGATGACTTTTCAGTTAATAATGATGATGTAGAATATCTGATTAACAGTGCAAAAAATCTATTTCCTTTCGTAGATAAAAATGATGTTATAGCATCATATTCTGGAATAAGGCCACTTATGGGAAAAGGGGACAATCCAGGTAAAATTTCCCGTGACTTCAAAATAGTTGATTATGGAAATGTTATTACTGTTTTCGGTGGAAAGTTAACCGATTACCGTTCAGCTGCAAGGAAGGTTTTAAAAATTATAAAAAACAAATTGAAAATAGAGGTTAAAAGCAGAAATATGCCATACATCAATTATTCAAGGCCTGATAAAGATCAGGTTGAGTTTATAATAAGCCATGAATGCCCCGTATATGTCAATGACCTGCTGAGGCGAAGGCTTCCTGTATTGATCTACGATCCGGAAAATGCTGAAAATTTTAAAAATGAGAATATTGATAAGTTATCAGGTTTAATAGGTGATTAA
- a CDS encoding diacylglycerol kinase family lipid kinase, with the protein MKIYVILNPHAGNGRGVYLLDRLKRFLKDYDYIIRETKRNNDAFLYAQEALKGNYDYIVCVGGDGTINEICQAIVCKSTVLIIIDAGTGSDFVKSAGSISPEDIGNAITSNKIFKVDSVLVKYSGKTRYFVNIMELGYGANVIARVNKKLKRNKNTIRHAVINELFKLRAYNLKITIKNEVIEGKFIDVIIANGKYFGGGMLASKNSVLNDHVMEVHMIKEISRMTLLMKFKKLINGTYIEDRDTINKIAQQIEISGDKAPVEMDGEVLFTTPISIELIPESINILLAS; encoded by the coding sequence ATGAAAATTTATGTTATTTTAAATCCACATGCAGGCAATGGCCGTGGCGTGTATTTACTGGACAGGCTGAAAAGATTCTTAAAAGATTATGATTATATAATAAGGGAAACAAAAAGGAACAATGATGCGTTTTTATACGCACAGGAAGCCTTGAAAGGCAACTATGATTATATCGTATGTGTAGGCGGCGATGGCACAATAAACGAAATATGCCAGGCAATTGTTTGTAAAAGCACTGTTTTAATAATTATCGACGCCGGAACAGGATCCGATTTCGTTAAATCTGCCGGAAGCATCAGTCCTGAGGATATAGGGAATGCAATAACAAGCAATAAGATATTCAAGGTAGACTCAGTGCTTGTCAAATATTCCGGAAAAACAAGGTATTTTGTAAATATAATGGAACTGGGCTATGGGGCAAATGTTATTGCCAGGGTTAATAAAAAATTGAAGCGTAATAAAAACACGATAAGACATGCAGTTATTAATGAATTGTTTAAATTGAGGGCATATAATCTTAAAATAACCATCAAAAATGAAGTTATAGAAGGTAAATTTATAGATGTAATAATTGCAAATGGAAAATACTTTGGTGGTGGTATGCTTGCATCAAAAAATTCGGTCCTGAATGACCATGTCATGGAAGTACACATGATAAAAGAAATTTCGAGAATGACGCTTTTAATGAAGTTTAAAAAACTGATAAATGGCACATATATTGAGGACAGGGACACAATAAATAAAATAGCTCAGCAAATTGAAATATCTGGTGACAAGGCACCTGTGGAAATGGATGGAGAGGTACTTTTTACCACCCCGATTTCAATAGAGCTAATTCCAGAATCAATAAACATTCTCCTTGCAAGTTAA
- a CDS encoding FAD-binding oxidoreductase has protein sequence MGKTSKQAFNIFFGNSNYNVNENTAKFIEKLFGINWGNRIWDGNINAPQIAVDDELKQILLKCINIESISFDPVDRMKHSIGKSSIEILNSRLSILPGIVDAVVYPDQDEVYNLVKTLKKENIHITVYGGGTSVTGGLISKYTGKGRTVSIDTSKLKKIELRDGIVFCGAGFTGKELEEILNTKGKTMGNFPESFNYSTVGGWIATKESGQESNQYGDIEDMVSYIELVRTDGLFSDRYSPRSSSGISVKDVAMGSEGKCGIIMNAGIKVYNLPERRHYYSYFFKSFKDGIKSLMQMEKFPTVLRLSDETETEFLFLSQNNSMATDIFSKYLSLRQVNRGSLLILINNNARFKKPSNSVYSGRTIARIWENTRYERPYFGNVLWEHGLVPDTLETSVSWENIIKLYDEAILSFNNSIRELNIAGIIMSHISHFYIDGCAIYFTFIIKTDKTDDLIKIRKNMVNVFLHNGGSITHHHGLGKFFEEFAGDNSVFMKMLRDDIFDK, from the coding sequence ATGGGTAAAACCAGTAAACAGGCATTTAATATATTTTTTGGCAATAGCAATTACAATGTAAACGAAAATACAGCAAAATTTATTGAAAAATTATTTGGTATAAACTGGGGTAACAGAATATGGGACGGCAATATCAATGCCCCACAAATCGCAGTTGATGATGAATTAAAACAAATACTATTGAAGTGCATTAATATTGAAAGCATATCCTTTGATCCAGTAGACAGGATGAAACATTCAATAGGCAAATCATCAATTGAAATTTTAAATTCCAGGCTGTCAATTTTGCCCGGTATAGTTGATGCTGTTGTATATCCAGACCAAGATGAGGTATACAATTTAGTAAAAACATTAAAAAAAGAAAATATTCACATTACTGTGTACGGTGGTGGCACATCGGTTACCGGCGGGTTGATTTCAAAATATACTGGTAAGGGCAGAACCGTATCAATCGATACCTCAAAACTTAAAAAAATAGAATTACGGGATGGAATAGTATTCTGTGGTGCAGGGTTTACCGGTAAAGAACTGGAAGAAATATTGAACACAAAGGGCAAAACCATGGGAAATTTTCCGGAATCATTTAATTATTCAACTGTAGGCGGGTGGATTGCCACCAAGGAATCAGGCCAGGAATCAAACCAGTATGGAGATATAGAAGACATGGTCAGTTACATTGAACTTGTGAGAACCGATGGTTTATTTTCAGACCGGTATTCACCGAGATCCTCCTCAGGCATTTCTGTGAAGGATGTTGCCATGGGTTCCGAGGGGAAATGCGGAATAATTATGAATGCCGGCATAAAAGTATATAATTTGCCTGAGAGAAGGCATTATTATTCATATTTTTTTAAAAGTTTTAAGGATGGGATAAAATCTCTTATGCAGATGGAAAAATTCCCCACAGTGTTGAGGCTGTCAGATGAAACTGAAACAGAATTCCTTTTTTTAAGCCAGAATAATTCCATGGCAACAGATATATTTAGTAAATATCTGTCCTTAAGGCAAGTCAACAGGGGTTCCCTGCTTATTTTAATAAACAACAATGCCAGATTTAAAAAACCTTCAAATAGCGTATATTCAGGGAGAACAATTGCCAGAATATGGGAAAACACAAGATATGAGAGGCCGTATTTCGGGAATGTCCTATGGGAACATGGGCTTGTTCCGGATACACTGGAGACATCGGTTTCCTGGGAGAATATAATAAAATTATATGACGAGGCAATTCTGTCATTCAATAACAGCATAAGGGAGCTGAACATAGCCGGGATAATAATGTCACATATTTCACATTTTTATATTGACGGATGCGCAATTTATTTTACTTTTATAATTAAAACCGATAAAACAGATGATTTAATAAAAATAAGGAAAAATATGGTAAATGTATTTCTGCATAATGGGGGGTCAATAACACACCATCATGGGCTGGGAAAATTTTTCGAGGAATTTGCCGGCGATAATTCCGTGTTTATGAAAATGCTAAGAGATGATATATTTGACAAATAG
- a CDS encoding IS256 family transposase, giving the protein MTNAKSQLISIQELIKLFINDRKEGKKELITWFLNNVMDQEAIEQLNADKYERNNKRTGYRNGTKKRKLKTVDGELILDKPDIRSGSFTTTVFDKYSTVEKALDSVIVESYINGVSTRSVNNIINNLGVNVSPEYVSSLNKDLDAKVKEFLETRIEEQIRYLYIDATYFKVRENSKYRSMALYTSIGVNSNGIRQLLSMDIYNSEDEMDWNNFFFKLQERGLTGVQLVISDGHAGIRKAVTESFPGSLWQYCHFHFLKNLRKTMGKEQWKDISKIVSEALMDESLFKIAIDRMEEMKLDKSIDMFYKWYDSLYSYISFPGEHSRKLHTNNVTERFNKELKRRTRKIGAFPNSDSLMRLVVSIAMDINEEWLLRKYINMEVD; this is encoded by the coding sequence ATGACAAATGCAAAGAGTCAATTAATAAGTATACAGGAATTAATAAAGCTTTTCATAAATGATAGAAAAGAGGGAAAGAAGGAATTGATTACATGGTTTTTAAACAATGTAATGGATCAGGAGGCCATTGAACAGCTGAATGCTGATAAATATGAAAGGAACAATAAAAGGACAGGATACAGGAATGGAACCAAGAAGAGGAAATTAAAGACTGTGGATGGTGAGCTGATCCTGGATAAGCCTGATATAAGGTCAGGTTCATTCACAACCACTGTATTTGACAAGTATTCAACTGTAGAAAAGGCTTTAGACTCTGTAATAGTTGAGTCATATATTAACGGGGTATCAACCAGGTCAGTAAACAATATAATAAATAATCTAGGAGTAAATGTATCTCCTGAGTATGTATCATCCTTGAATAAGGACCTTGATGCCAAGGTTAAAGAGTTCTTAGAAACAAGGATAGAGGAACAGATAAGATACCTGTACATAGATGCAACATACTTTAAAGTCAGGGAAAATAGTAAATACAGGTCAATGGCATTATACACATCAATAGGTGTAAACAGCAATGGAATAAGGCAGCTCCTATCAATGGACATATACAATTCAGAGGATGAGATGGACTGGAATAACTTCTTCTTCAAGCTTCAGGAAAGGGGATTAACAGGAGTACAATTGGTAATATCAGATGGCCATGCAGGAATAAGGAAGGCAGTAACAGAATCATTCCCCGGTTCACTGTGGCAGTACTGCCATTTCCATTTCCTTAAGAATTTAAGAAAGACCATGGGAAAGGAACAGTGGAAGGATATATCAAAGATAGTGTCAGAGGCTCTAATGGATGAATCACTGTTCAAGATAGCAATAGACAGGATGGAGGAAATGAAGCTTGACAAGTCCATTGACATGTTCTATAAATGGTATGATTCATTATATTCATACATATCATTCCCTGGAGAACATAGCAGGAAGCTGCATACTAACAATGTGACAGAGAGATTCAATAAGGAGTTGAAGAGAAGGACAAGGAAGATAGGTGCATTTCCCAATAGTGATTCATTGATGAGATTGGTTGTTTCAATAGCAATGGACATCAATGAAGAATGGCTGTTAAGGAAATACATAAATATGGAGGTAGATTAA
- a CDS encoding aldehyde dehydrogenase family protein produces the protein MEKIFGNFIDGKIDQEGEKIKMISPSDGSLIGYCIESDRNTVDKAVNSSIEALKGISKIGLKERQKLLLKLADIIESKSEIYSNYESLNTGKTIRQSSFMDIPLGIEHIRYFGKVNDYLESREIEHPEYPGTRGVIQYVPMGTVAAIAPWNVPFLMAVWKVIPALLAGNSVVLKPSHYTPLTALELAGDIMDAGFPEGSVNVIAGRGSTTGNYLIENKKINMISFTGSTNTGRSVMEKASKNLKKVTLELGGKSPNIVFDDADIERAVKGVLFGIYLNSGQLCESGSRLILSSKIKDRFLERMRHYLDNMVPGNPMDFNTDISAITNKEQLDKINNLMEAGINGGAKIYYSRELKNNVPGNGFYYPPTLLTDVGTDMKIFKEEIFGPVLSVTTFDTDSEAIEIANNTEYGLAAGVWTNDLNRAYNIASNIQAGTVWINDYHLLSAAAPRGGFKMSGIGRELGLEGIYEFTQTRHLFYGNPESGLSDAAYQLLIKE, from the coding sequence ATGGAAAAGATTTTTGGCAATTTTATAGATGGAAAGATAGATCAGGAGGGAGAAAAAATAAAGATGATAAGCCCATCAGATGGTTCACTTATTGGGTACTGCATAGAATCTGATAGAAACACTGTTGATAAAGCAGTTAATTCTTCAATAGAGGCATTAAAGGGCATATCTAAAATTGGGTTGAAGGAGAGGCAGAAATTATTATTAAAGCTGGCAGACATAATAGAATCAAAATCTGAAATATATTCAAATTATGAATCACTGAATACAGGGAAAACCATAAGGCAGAGCAGTTTCATGGATATACCCCTGGGCATAGAGCATATAAGATATTTCGGAAAAGTCAATGATTATTTGGAATCAAGGGAGATAGAACATCCGGAATACCCGGGAACAAGGGGGGTAATACAGTATGTTCCCATGGGTACTGTGGCAGCAATAGCACCATGGAATGTCCCGTTTTTAATGGCAGTATGGAAGGTAATTCCGGCACTTCTGGCTGGAAATTCTGTGGTTTTAAAGCCGTCACATTACACTCCGCTGACTGCACTGGAACTGGCAGGTGATATCATGGATGCGGGCTTTCCGGAGGGTTCTGTAAACGTAATTGCAGGCAGGGGAAGCACCACAGGGAATTACTTAATCGAAAATAAAAAAATAAACATGATCAGCTTTACTGGATCAACAAATACTGGAAGAAGTGTAATGGAAAAGGCATCAAAGAATTTAAAGAAGGTTACCCTTGAACTGGGTGGAAAATCCCCGAATATTGTATTTGATGATGCAGATATTGAGAGGGCAGTTAAGGGTGTTCTATTCGGCATATACCTGAACTCTGGCCAGCTATGTGAATCCGGCAGCAGGCTAATACTCAGCAGTAAAATTAAGGACAGATTCCTTGAAAGAATGAGGCATTATCTTGATAATATGGTTCCCGGGAATCCCATGGATTTTAATACAGACATCAGCGCGATTACAAATAAAGAGCAGCTTGATAAAATAAATAATTTAATGGAAGCGGGCATAAACGGCGGTGCAAAAATATATTATTCCAGGGAGCTAAAAAATAATGTTCCGGGAAATGGATTTTATTATCCTCCAACACTACTGACCGATGTAGGCACGGACATGAAAATATTTAAGGAAGAAATATTCGGCCCGGTGCTATCTGTTACTACCTTTGATACGGACAGTGAGGCGATTGAAATAGCAAACAATACAGAATACGGATTGGCCGCAGGGGTATGGACCAATGACCTGAACAGGGCATATAATATTGCCAGCAACATCCAGGCAGGAACCGTGTGGATAAATGATTATCACCTATTATCGGCCGCAGCCCCTAGAGGTGGCTTTAAAATGAGCGGCATTGGAAGGGAATTGGGTTTAGAGGGCATATATGAATTCACACAGACAAGGCACCTGTTCTATGGAAATCCTGAAAGCGGGCTATCCGACGCTGCCTATCAGTTACTAATAAAAGAATAG
- a CDS encoding thiamine pyrophosphate-binding protein, with protein sequence MKGYEILYNSLKDAKINFISGNPGTTEIPMLRSVDNYYLSLHDSIALGMADGYSLYNSGASMVNLHTMPGLGNSMAFLFTAKMNRSPVIVTAGQQDTRHLVYDPLLSGDTMSMVSDFVKYKYEIKNPEDIPVALKRAREIALTPQMGPVFLSFPMDIMDYNGEYYKQQYQDPNYNISDEEAIKEICDKINRAKNPAIVFGYEIDLYNAFKEAGEFAKKLGVKVYSEPLASRSTYNTEQDNYAGDLLPASTLMNLNFIENDLIVFIGGDIIFYPYLPSKPFAGKDVIFVGTDLSRKTGESYFMNPKLFLEKAKSLVNKKGNYHKSRDLTFPNKIARERLTMGVNYVLYMARKIFKDYTVVDESISATENVRSIFGYGSKKYFTAKTGQLGWALPASTGISVNNRKTLVIIGDGSFMYTVQSLWTMKKYNLPVKILVLNNGGYNILKSFADSYYPEMQNRDYLTLNLNIESISKGFNIDTMVASNDLGELEWLREGDGPKVLVVNTDKNIEKMFL encoded by the coding sequence ATGAAGGGCTATGAAATCCTATATAATTCATTAAAGGATGCCAAAATTAACTTTATATCAGGAAATCCGGGAACAACAGAGATCCCGATGCTGAGATCAGTTGATAATTACTATTTATCGCTGCACGATTCAATTGCACTGGGAATGGCTGATGGCTATTCATTATATAATTCTGGAGCGTCCATGGTAAATCTGCATACAATGCCGGGCCTGGGGAATTCCATGGCTTTTTTATTTACAGCAAAAATGAACAGGTCTCCAGTAATAGTTACTGCAGGGCAGCAGGATACAAGGCATTTAGTTTATGATCCACTGCTGTCAGGCGATACCATGTCCATGGTTTCAGATTTTGTTAAGTATAAGTACGAAATAAAAAATCCCGAGGATATACCTGTTGCCCTTAAACGGGCCAGGGAAATTGCATTGACGCCGCAGATGGGCCCTGTATTCCTTTCCTTTCCGATGGATATAATGGATTATAACGGGGAATATTATAAACAGCAGTACCAGGATCCTAATTACAATATCTCTGATGAAGAGGCAATTAAGGAAATATGTGATAAAATCAACAGGGCAAAAAATCCAGCAATTGTGTTCGGCTATGAAATTGATCTTTACAACGCTTTTAAGGAAGCCGGTGAGTTTGCTAAAAAACTCGGTGTTAAGGTCTATTCAGAACCTCTGGCATCCAGGTCCACATATAATACGGAACAGGACAACTATGCCGGTGATTTATTGCCAGCCTCTACATTGATGAATTTGAATTTTATAGAAAATGATTTAATTGTATTTATAGGAGGGGACATCATCTTCTATCCATACCTTCCATCAAAGCCATTTGCCGGAAAGGATGTAATTTTTGTAGGCACGGATTTATCCCGTAAAACAGGCGAATCATACTTCATGAACCCGAAACTTTTCCTAGAAAAGGCTAAAAGCCTGGTAAATAAAAAGGGAAATTATCATAAAAGCAGGGATCTAACATTTCCAAACAAAATAGCAAGGGAAAGACTTACAATGGGAGTCAACTATGTTTTGTATATGGCAAGGAAGATTTTTAAGGATTATACAGTGGTTGATGAGTCTATTTCTGCAACAGAGAATGTAAGGTCAATATTTGGCTATGGTAGTAAAAAATATTTTACTGCAAAAACCGGGCAGCTGGGCTGGGCATTGCCAGCATCCACAGGCATTTCGGTGAACAACAGGAAAACCCTGGTAATAATAGGGGATGGATCATTCATGTATACTGTACAGAGCCTGTGGACAATGAAAAAATATAATCTGCCCGTTAAAATACTGGTGCTGAACAACGGTGGCTATAATATTTTAAAGAGTTTCGCGGATTCATATTATCCTGAAATGCAGAATAGGGATTACCTGACCTTAAATCTCAATATTGAAAGCATTTCTAAGGGTTTTAACATAGATACCATGGTAGCATCAAATGATCTGGGTGAACTGGAATGGCTAAGGGAGGGCGATGGCCCGAAGGTTCTTGTTGTAAATACGGATAAAAATATAGAAAAAATGTTTTTATAA
- a CDS encoding 2-hydroxyacid dehydrogenase, with translation MKILVILPAFLPIEDIRKTVDQIMPGIEIRTDMDFEKHDAEVVVITTFTRFGKDEIDKFPNLKFLQVSSTGYNNVDVKYLKSRNIILSNIPRANKDAVAEHVIAMVLAFLKNLIFFDKEIRSGEWPVLTNSTELNGKIFGIVGMGAIGIKLVQKLIPFGPGIVYYDVKRLSAQDEELYGLTYMGLEEVLKNSDIISVHLPLTESTLKLFDDRHFSMMKDNSIFINTSRGEIMDEDALINAIKTKNIYAGIDVYSREPPDFSSELFKLDNVIFSPHIAGVTVESQQRFLQETIGNLIKYTQGLEPLYKIKGDL, from the coding sequence ATGAAAATATTGGTTATTTTGCCTGCATTTTTGCCCATAGAGGATATAAGGAAAACAGTAGACCAGATAATGCCCGGGATAGAGATAAGGACGGATATGGATTTCGAGAAACATGATGCAGAGGTTGTTGTTATAACAACATTTACACGGTTTGGAAAGGATGAAATAGACAAATTCCCAAATTTAAAGTTTCTGCAGGTCTCCAGCACAGGTTATAACAATGTTGATGTAAAATATTTAAAAAGCAGGAATATTATTTTGTCAAATATTCCCAGGGCGAACAAGGACGCTGTTGCAGAGCACGTTATCGCAATGGTTTTGGCATTTTTAAAGAATTTAATATTTTTTGATAAGGAAATACGCAGCGGTGAATGGCCTGTACTGACAAATTCCACCGAATTGAACGGGAAGATATTCGGCATTGTTGGTATGGGAGCTATAGGCATCAAGCTTGTGCAGAAGTTAATACCCTTCGGACCGGGAATCGTATATTATGATGTAAAAAGATTATCAGCCCAGGATGAAGAATTATATGGATTAACCTATATGGGGCTGGAGGAGGTTCTGAAGAATTCAGATATAATATCGGTACACCTGCCACTAACAGAGAGTACATTAAAATTATTCGATGATAGGCATTTTTCAATGATGAAGGATAACTCAATTTTTATAAATACATCCAGGGGAGAAATCATGGATGAAGATGCATTGATTAATGCCATAAAAACTAAAAATATATACGCGGGCATTGATGTATACAGCAGGGAGCCACCGGATTTTTCTTCAGAGCTATTCAAACTGGATAATGTAATCTTTTCACCGCATATTGCAGGTGTAACAGTTGAAAGCCAGCAGAGATTTCTGCAGGAGACAATAGGAAATCTAATAAAATATACACAGGGACTGGAGCCATTATATAAGATAAAGGGTGATCTATAA
- a CDS encoding DsrE family protein: MAKIFVILTKGKDDLNMVNVAANFATSTVKNAGATVNFMFLGRGVENLLKDSNGIKPVADLVSQMKAAGIEVTYCKVSAKGIGLMESQLLDGIEPVMGGVQTAKEVDAGFSVVTF, translated from the coding sequence ATGGCAAAAATATTTGTAATTCTGACTAAAGGAAAAGATGATTTGAATATGGTTAATGTGGCAGCTAATTTTGCAACCAGCACTGTTAAGAATGCAGGGGCAACCGTTAATTTCATGTTTCTGGGAAGGGGCGTTGAAAATCTGTTAAAAGATTCAAACGGAATAAAGCCCGTTGCAGATTTAGTCAGTCAGATGAAAGCAGCTGGCATAGAAGTAACTTACTGCAAGGTATCCGCTAAAGGTATAGGCCTTATGGAAAGCCAGTTGCTGGACGGAATTGAACCGGTTATGGGCGGTGTACAGACTGCCAAGGAAGTAGATGCCGGATTTTCCGTGGTTACTTTTTAA
- a CDS encoding iron-containing alcohol dehydrogenase has protein sequence MWFFRSPSIVFGEESLSFLGTLDAEKIAIITDKNIVNSGLITRVEKNLPANSEKFIVSDILPEPDYDNMLQHINGIKKFGPDLFIGVGGGSSMDTAKILFALYERPDISIYDITPLVKLNLRKKSHLIAIPTTSGTGSECSWAAVVSEKNEHRKNELASPEILPDYAILDPEMVLSLPREQTVNTSVDAITHAVEAYVAKWANPYSDALAEKALELISNNILNVLKKPGDIESRNNVHIGASMAGMSFSNSQIGLAHALGHSFGAVFKIAHGKTVGLFLPEVIRYNYSSSKIKYDKLNSILPDSIREDSLDLSIENLFGKMGQPVTMDALNINEDEYKKNFDLMVELAENSTGIITNPEDIDRNGIEAIFNKVHGD, from the coding sequence ATGTGGTTTTTTAGATCGCCCAGTATTGTATTCGGCGAGGAATCCCTATCATTTTTAGGTACGCTTGACGCAGAAAAGATTGCAATAATAACAGATAAAAATATAGTTAATTCGGGCTTAATAACCAGAGTTGAAAAAAATTTGCCTGCTAATTCAGAAAAATTCATTGTATCTGACATTCTGCCAGAACCTGATTATGACAACATGCTACAGCATATAAACGGGATAAAGAAGTTCGGGCCTGATTTATTTATTGGGGTTGGTGGTGGTTCATCTATGGACACTGCAAAAATTTTGTTTGCCCTATACGAACGACCGGACATCAGTATCTATGACATTACACCCCTGGTAAAATTAAATTTGAGGAAGAAAAGCCATTTAATTGCTATACCCACAACAAGCGGCACAGGTTCGGAATGCTCCTGGGCTGCTGTTGTTTCTGAAAAAAATGAACACAGAAAAAATGAGCTGGCATCACCGGAGATACTTCCAGATTATGCTATTTTGGATCCGGAAATGGTTCTGTCACTTCCCAGGGAACAGACAGTAAACACATCTGTGGATGCAATAACCCATGCAGTAGAAGCCTATGTAGCAAAATGGGCAAATCCCTATTCAGATGCACTGGCAGAAAAGGCACTGGAATTAATATCAAATAATATCTTAAATGTACTGAAAAAACCGGGCGATATTGAATCCAGAAACAACGTACATATAGGGGCGTCCATGGCAGGCATGTCCTTTTCAAATTCACAGATAGGGCTGGCACATGCATTAGGGCATTCCTTCGGTGCAGTCTTTAAAATAGCACATGGGAAAACAGTTGGATTATTTCTGCCCGAGGTTATACGTTATAATTACAGCTCCTCGAAAATCAAATACGATAAATTGAACAGCATACTTCCGGATAGCATCAGGGAAGATTCGCTGGATTTGAGCATTGAAAATTTATTCGGGAAAATGGGACAGCCAGTAACAATGGACGCCCTGAATATAAATGAGGATGAGTATAAGAAAAACTTTGATTTGATGGTGGAACTGGCAGAAAATTCGACAGGCATAATAACAAACCCTGAGGATATTGATAGAAACGGCATAGAAGCCATTTTTAATAAGGTTCATGGTGATTAA
- a CDS encoding SCP2 sterol-binding domain-containing protein: protein MAVFPSPEWADEYVKALNSNKEYKDAGKTWEGDITFVIQPDEKYSKTWYLYLDLFHGECRSYKASDKEDDIKKSEFSYIGKYSNWVKLINKEIDPIQGLMTGKFKLDGPMMKIMRYTKAAKEMVNTASLVKTEFEA, encoded by the coding sequence ATGGCAGTTTTTCCAAGCCCTGAGTGGGCAGATGAATATGTAAAGGCTCTAAATAGCAACAAAGAATATAAAGATGCAGGCAAAACCTGGGAGGGTGATATCACCTTTGTTATACAGCCTGATGAGAAGTACAGCAAAACATGGTACCTCTATCTGGACCTATTCCATGGAGAGTGCAGATCATATAAGGCATCGGATAAGGAAGATGACATAAAAAAATCTGAATTCAGTTATATAGGGAAGTATTCAAACTGGGTTAAGTTGATCAATAAAGAAATAGACCCAATCCAGGGGCTTATGACAGGAAAGTTCAAGCTTGATGGCCCCATGATGAAAATAATGCGATATACCAAGGCCGCCAAGGAAATGGTCAATACTGCTTCCCTGGTAAAAACAGAGTTCGAGGCATGA